From Puntigrus tetrazona isolate hp1 unplaced genomic scaffold, ASM1883169v1 S000000199, whole genome shotgun sequence, a single genomic window includes:
- the LOC122333165 gene encoding regulator of nonsense transcripts 2-like, whose product MLLSDFSHHHIEMACTLLETCGRFLFRSPDSHLRTSVLLEQMMRKKQAQHLDVRYVTMVENAYYYCNPPPMEKTVRRKRPPLQEYIRKLLYKDLSKVTTEKVRGGRRDAGSVLNINI is encoded by the exons atGCTGCTGTCTGATTTCTCTCACCATCACATCGAGATGGCCTGCACGCTGCTGGAGACATGTGGACGTTTTCTCTTCCGCTCACCGGACTCTCATCTGCGCACGAGCGTCTTACTG GAGCAAATGATGCGTAAGAAGCAGGCTCAGCATCTGGATGTGCGTTACGTGACGATGGTGGAGAACGCCTATTACTACTGCAACCCTCCGCCGATGGAGAAGACGGTGCGCAGGAAGAGGCCTCCGCTGCAGGAGTACATCCGTAAACTCCTCTACAAAGACCTGTCCAAGGTCACCACGGAGAAGGTACGAGGTGGACGCAGGGACGCAGGCAGCGTGCTGAATATCAACATAT